The sequence TACATTTGCAAAGTTATACTCTGCTATTTTCTGTTCTATGTAATTCTGAGCTGGTGCTTTGAAATTCAGTATACAATTTATTAAAGTTGCAATTTTCAATTGTCCCCTGCACTTAAGTACAGCAATACTATGTTCACACTGAACTGGAATGTGTGCTGGACCATCCTAGATTGACTGCATTCATTAACACTTTGCATAATTAAatctcaaaaacaaaaaaaggcctcaccaatAGTACACTGTGTTCTTGTTTATTATTTAATGGCAAGAGTTGCTGCATAATTTTTCCTGGTATTAATTCAAAAATGTTAATGGAAGTAATTTGATGTACTTTGTTACTGTCAGTCCACTGGTTATATTCAATTTAAGTTGTTCCCACCCACTTTCTCTTCTCTTAAAAAGAGAGAAGGATATTAACAAATCAGTTCAGAAATATCAAGTTTGACATTTCCAGGCCAGAGGTGTTTCAGGAAGTATTCGTTATATTTAAATCGAGGATTCTATTTATTCACAAACTCCATTCAAATTGAAGGACAAAACAATCTGGTCCAGAGCAGAACATGAATAAAAAGTTTCATGTCACATTACCTCTGTGGTTTAATATCTAACGTCACCTATATTTTAGCTCAAAGAAAGAGATACTCAACTTactaaaattcaggcaaagctcaGTGTTACTGCACACTAGTTTCTGCACTTGGAACTTAGCAAAATTTGTACTTCTTTCACACCATGAACCATGCATTTGACAGCCTTAGAATTCAGAAAGTTCAAATTACACTTCTCTCTATCCCTATTCCAGGGCACTTACTGGAGTGGTAAGGACAATTTAAAAATTGACGCTTGTTAGATTTGGACTTTCCTCCAACCCAGTAAAGCTGCATTAAGAATACACTAACTTCAGCCCAAACTTCTAATACCTGGGAATGGGATTCAGATTAAAAGGCTGATGCAAGCAGCCATGGAAAAAAAGTGTATTTATACACCATGATGCAGAAGCATAGCTATTTTCTGCACCAAAATAATTCAACATTGCAGCTCACTCTGCAGAAGGCTTGGCTGTATTCATTAACACAGCTAACTTAGGGATGGTGTGCAACTAATCTTAAGATCGTTCAGCTCATTTTCCTGAGCAGCAGAGCTTATACAAAAATAACAGGAAAATTTAGTTCTGAATTTTATCTTCTAAAATGTTTTTGCAAATGCAAGATTTTACCTTCAAATACCAATTGTCATTTATTCAAGAGGTAGAAATTTCCAGATTACACATTCTCATTTCTTGGTATGGAGGTGGCCCATCATTGTCACCCAAGCCAACTATAATATGGCCTGCTTATCTGTAAACTTGTTTTGCAGTTGTGTAGCAGATCTTTGCAGCTTTATACACAAGCACACCAATTCTTTCACACCCACCACCTTCCCCTACTAAGTCACTACAGGAATGACAGAATTCTAACCAAAGTGTGAACTATAGGTTTCTTCCTTTGTGCCTCatgttcaaaaaaaaagcaaatcacTGAAATCCCTACATTTTTATTTGCaaacttacatttttaaaaaatgctgaattATCGTGAATTCTTATTTGCATTTTTGCCCTAAAATTAACAAATTTGTTGCTAGTACAGTGTGAGGATAGATAACCCTTTACAGAAATTTACATTGCCAGAACACTATGACACAGTGTACTATCAGGACTCTTGATAGCATAGAGTTATAGTCCTAAAAATTTATGTACCATCGATCAGTGACTTTTTTGGATTTTCCTACAGCAAAAAGTAATGTGTGCATATTATCCTTGTATTCTCATTGCAGTTTAATACGTGCGACATATACAACAGCCACAGGGTTTGCTCCCTTCTCAGCTAAGGTGAATGAAAGAAGCCACAATGGTGAGCTGAGCTGCATCAATCTGCACACAAGTCAATTGTGAACATAGCATTACTTATTAGTTGCAGGGAAGCCAGGTAGGATACGATTGTTGGTATGAAGTGGCAGTGTGCGCTACATAGTAGTTGCTAAAGTTTGCATCACTGACATATGGAGCAGGCTGGTAATAACAAGTGACATTGGTGACATTAGGGATGATGTTTTGCTCTGCCAGCACCTTGAGCGCCAAAAGGCTGATTAAGTTGAGAGTTTGGCGTCTTTCATGTCCCATCAAACAAACAGTGCTCTCATTCACAACATTCCTCAAGATCATCAGGTAATCATATTTGCTTTTCTCCTCGCCGATGAAGTGATTCTGGAGGTAGACTTCTAGCTTTCTCTGTTGTTCagtgatgtctgggaaatcaataAAGAAACGAGAGCACATGTACCGCTCTAAGGATTTAATTACTTCTTCACTGGCTGGTTTGAATTCTCTTACCAGAAGGTTGCAGTATTTAAGCAGTCCTCCTCCTCGGATTTCCTCTGGCGTTTTGGTTGCAATCAGTGTATTCCTGAGGTGATCTAATGCTTCCTCAAAGTCCCCATATACACTTTCCCCAATTACTGTTGGATGGAAATGCTCGCTCATTGGGTTCTCCGAGTAATCATAATAAAAtaagagagaatccaagatgatttGGAAGGAATCAACACTAAACTCAAACTGTCGGCGGAGAGAGTCCACAAATTTTAACTCCACGTTCTTTCCATTATTGTTGGAGAGGGAGATCAAGCTCCAACGATCTGTATCCGTACAGACCTTCACCATTTTTTGCACATAGACCTCTTTGAGTGTAAGGGGGGTGATTTTCTCTTTGTTAACTCCTTCTGGAAGGAACTCCAACAGACAACCCAGCACCACATCTTTTACCAACTGGAATTCAGTTTCCCCTGGTAGATCAACCCCAAAAATTAAGTCCAAATCTTTGTAGTTCAAGCCATTATTCTTTACTAGGACATGGCTGGCTGCTGACCCATTAAGACGGACATCCCGTACTAGAATTCCACTTTCAAATAGCCTGGTCCTTACAGTCTTAACCACATCTTTGAGTCTGACCTCTAATGTTGGAAAGTTTCCACGGCCATGAATGAGGACCACCTCAGTGAGGACATCATTCAAACTGCTCACTTGATCCCAGCTCAGCACACTAGTGGCTTTACTTTCAGCCATATTGGGTCTTTGGACTTTAATCCACTGGAAAAGAGAAAATAAGTATATTAATTACATGTACTTAAAAATAAGATGCTCTTCAGGGAAAAAGAGCTTGCAGTTAAAACACACATGACAAAGTGTCCCAAATATTTAAATATAATGATAATTGAGGACCAGTCGAGTTCAAAGCTGTTTGTTCAGCATCAGGTCTAGAATTACAATTTAGGTGGACTGAAAAATTTCACCTTTTTGTACTTACTATCCATTAGGAAAACTGCAACGTACAACAGTTGAAAAACTTCACTTCAGGGATATGCCCATAGTTGAACAAAATAacagttaaagaaaaaaaaaatctgctttgtAGCACGATGACACCAAGATAACCAAATAGCAAAATGTTTAGTGGGTGCCAGCTCAGCTGTTTCACTTGTTTACAAAGCAAGTTAGTTTTTTACATGGCACAATATGGACACAGCAAATAACTAATAAGGTCAGTCAAGCTCATGTCAGGGTATCGTGACAATAGTTCTTTTACAACCACGGGTCAAAGAAACTCAACTGATTGCTGCAACTGTTCTTCCCATGCTTAAAGATAAATGAAATGGCAGAAGTGGAAGCAttattttattgaatgaatgcTAAAGAACCTCAATACAGCTCAAAAAAAAGTTCTTCAGCAGGATAGGCCATTTGTAGAGTTATGCAAACACAGACCAAGTTGTCAAAAGAGGGTCACATGCTAGCAAGCTCAACAACCTCAGTGTTCTGCTATACCCTACAGGTAATAAATTGCCTTTTAAAGAGTGATCAATATTATAATGTCGACAGTGTGCTAATTTAAACAAATCACCCACAAAACCACAAGTTAAAATGAAAAAAGGTTGAGTACTTTTAACGAGATGTGAACTTCTGAGATTAAGGCTTTAGAGAAACCCATTTCCTGGAAATTGTGAAACCTTATATGGAGCAGTATAGTTGGATTAATTTTGAACTGCTCAAGTTGTTAAGAGCCACCGAGTCAAATGGCTTTCTGGCACTATTAGCACAAAACTACAGATACATATTCTGCATGTCAATTTATTGACATTGAGTAAATGATTTACTGTATCTATTTCATATTAACATTGAATTCAAGAATGTTTACTTAAAAATAACTGAAAAGTTTAAGTATTAGTTAATACATCCTGTAGATTTTGTTAGAGCTTTTCCAGACTAGTTACACTGTCTTTGCAGTGCCGCTGCTTTCTATATTTCACATTTAAGAGTTTCCTTTAAAACAATGGTCAAACAGTTCTTTCATCAAATAGTTCTGGGAAACCATGCAAATGTCAAAATGTCTAACCCCACTGCATACAAGATTATAACTTTATGAATGTTTCAGTGACATCCCCTCAGTTTGCAATAACTACTTTATTGAAAAAAGTCTCTAGTGTGCATTATCTGCTTTGGTGAAACCAGTTTATGACAAGTTTTTCATCACAACCTTTTCCAACCCTAGTATCATCCTATTGTTGTTACCATTTTTTGGAAAGAATGACATTTACTACTTAATGAAACTTATGCCTTATTTGTATACTCCAAAGTGTCTTTTCTTTAATAAAATGCTTAAATTTGGTCATAGCACTGACTACATTCAATTATTTATTTGGGCTACTGACATTACTCATGTACATCATTTAGTATTTTACCATTAATGGTTTAGTTCCATTCTTTATTTCCATCCAAATAAAATTAACTTGTGAGATGCACATTAAACATATCCATCATCTGTTGTCCTTTTGAAGTATCTTACAGCTTTTTCACTGTCAGCCAAACCCATTGTTGTATGGTCAGCTAATTGAGATGCTACTCCTAATTCTCTGGTTTCCACCATACAAAGAATAAAACAAGTTTGAAATACAGGAAAACACTATCAATATGCACctccaatctaaaaaaaaactttcccctTTAACTATGCAGATTCATTCAGTTCACAAACTTGCTTAGCAGGTTTCTGGTTTATTACTGCTTAACAACTTCCTGAAAATTCATTAACAAACATTTTACCTATCGTGTAACTTCGTCAAATATTATACATTAAGATATTTTAGATTTGATTACctcatgtatttctaaatgcttacTAGCTGATCTTGAATCTTGGACTATAGGTAGTCCACAAGAAAATGGAAAATCGTCAGTCATACAGGAAATAAGACTACTCTcaaagatgactggtggtggttttacCAGAGGCCACCATGCCTCAGATGACAAGTGACTGAatgaccttcatggtaacttcaactGATCTGAGAATCAAACCCATACTGTATCACTGGtttacaaaccaaccatccagcacCCGAGTCCACAATAAATATTAGACTAATTAATTTCTTTTTTGAGCAGGGCCTTGTTAACTACCCTCCAGTTCCACAATTAATATCTAAGAATCCAcaatgaaaagtgtataatgaAGCTCTGAGTTAAACTAAGCCCCTAAGCTAGTTAATTAGTTCTCCAAAAGCATATTTAGTCACACCTAATACAACTCTACCACATTGTTGGACTTTTCCTCAAATATAACAAAATTATAAAATATCAAAATTTATAGATCTGACAACTTAAATATTTGACTTTCACATTCTCACACCAGCTTAAAACCAGATTTGCCAACAAGTACATTCTAAAACAATGCCAAAAACATTTAAGTAGCCAAAAATGATTCATAAAGTATGTTCTtgttgaataaaaaaaaatttataaCAGCTGCTATTAAGAAAGCAACTGAAGCATTTTGCAAAGTGAATTTGGAAAATTCAAATTACAATTAAACTTAAAAATTGTTTTACATAGATGTAAAACCTTAAAACTATTTAGAGATGGTCATTACTATCAAATCGACTCAAGCTAGCAGGACTATTTTAATGCCTGGAATTCACTAGAAAGTGGGGAGTACAAAATAACAGTCAAGCAACAAATATCTATCATGCTGCTTCATGAGAGTATATATAGTTAATGCTGGTCTTCAATGAAAGAATTGAGAACACCTGCTCTTTcctgaaagaattaaaaaaaatattgCTTATAATATTGTGAGTGAAACTGCCAAAATATTTGAATTAGGATTAAGTGAAGCATGAGGTGTTTAATACCaatgaacttttttaaaaaaagtgttttatATTAATGGGCTCAGGGCAGCAAAGTTGTAAGTAAAGCCTCATTTTATCACTCATTCAACAATTCAACCACCTAGGACTAAACTAATAAAACAAACTAACCTTGAAGAACGCATCGTCATGATTAAAAGATGGGTTACTTTACAATCTAATTAGCTTCTGAAAGTAACACTTATCAACTAGCAAGACAACGAAAGTACAGAAGGCATTGCGTACAAAACAGAAAGCCTTGGTGGACTAGAAAAACAAAATGCAGCTTCTTATCTTACAAAGATGCATTTAACGCGAACCATAGAAAATCGTAACAGTTACTAAAACCACCCACAATTCCACAAAAACTTGACAGCCAAATGAATGCTTTGCTGCCTGCGTTGCTGCAATTTATAGATTTCAGACCCCTTCACAGTCTAAACATTTGCTGTACCTCTCCACCGCACAAACACACCTGCAGCACACACTAGCAAAAGCCGAACCCCATCCACACCAGAAAGCCGTTCGACTTTGGTTACGTTGCGCTTTTCCTGATCTGAACACAACATTATTAATGCAGTTTTAGTTTTGTGTCTGCACTATTTCATCGCGAAAGGTTCCGGCTAATTGGGATTAACCCGAGTGGCCCCTCTGATTGGATGTCAGTTCACGTGCACCTGGGAGATGCTGCAATGATAGGGGATGTTTTGAGTTTATCCTTTTTGGAAAGTAGATGGACACGCTTAAGTATTTGGCTCGAATGCAACTTCACCTCGTTATTGGTGACTACATTAGCAACATGGGAGGCACATTGCTCAACCAACTACAGCATGCAATAAATGGCATCATTTACTCGGGGGTTTAAAAGTCAGATTTGGAAACGACATTATGAGTCTGAGATAACGTAGATCAGCTATTTCTGTGTCCAGGTTGTACTGCTTTTTTATAAGTTTATCTTTATTAATCAAAAATAAACTTTATGTCTAAAACGTTTTCTGTATTCTTCTTAAAAAGCAGATTCATGATCCCACAACAGCTCAATGTGTTTTACAAAGAAATTGGAAgtttttgaaattattttgaaaGACTTGACCAGATGGATGTTGAAACGGTGTCTTCTGTTGTAGGCGAATCTAGATTTAAGGGttccagtttaaaaataaggggtggcCCAGTTAAAACAGAAagggttatgagtctttggaattccattCCTCAAAAGGGCAGTGAATGCAGAGTCTATAAATAGTTTTAAGGCAAAGCTAAAAAGATATTTaattaccaaggggatgaaagggaTGGGGGGCTTGTGGGAATATAGAGTTGAGggtaaaatcagatcagccacgattttCTTGCATTGCGGAACAGGCTTTGAAGGGCTAAGtggtctactcttgctccttATACGTTCACTCAACCAATGGAAATTTTTGAAGTGTAACTATTTTTGTAACGtagagagagatatacagcagcATGATTtgtttgagattttaaaaaatgtcttgGCTAGGACACCAAGAGAACTTCTCAATTCTTCTTGGAATAATGCCATGGGATTTTATATGCATCTGGTTGGTTCATCATCCAACTACCTGTATACGGGTGACACGATGgacactccctcactacctcaacGCCGAGTGAGCATGGATCACGTGCTCAAATCCTGGGTTGGGACTTGCATTGACCAGCTTTGGCCAGATCACTATTATGTCTATTGACAGCTAATAACACTGGTGAGAAAAACAAAAGATTGATCCTGACAGAAATTTAGTCATAAATAGGCAACATCTTCAATTTAAAAGGAAAATTGCTTTACTTAATATATGATAAATCAATTAGAAAATCGGCAACTTTTATAATTGGACCGATGGAGTTTAATGAAAGCTCCTTCTAATGTGATTTGTAGATAGACAGTGAGAAGTTAAATTAATATGTTACAAATAAAGAGACGTAAGTTCTGGGACTCGCTTGGATTAGATTTGTTCTAGATTGAAACGTCTTGAATTTCAGAAAGGTTCATCAATAAGAACTTTATGTGATAGCATacttggaacattccagtccaaGAATGATACCTCCACAGCTATTTAACATATATACCAACAAGAACGAAGGAAACTGCATTTATATAAACACATTTTACATTCTCAAAATGTCCCAAAGCATTTTTCAATCAATTAGATATTTAAAGTCTATTCATTTCTTTAACACAAAATGCAAATATCAATTTGCACACGTCAATTTTCCATACCCACAATGGGATAAAGTGACAAGAAGGTCTGTGGTTGGTGGGATTGGTTTGAGGGTTAAATTTCAGAAAGAATACTAAGACATGTTTAATTCACCTGCATAAGAAGAAAATGCCTCAATTTTACACTCCCTTAAAAAGATAGCACTTCTTGTGAAATATTTCATCAGCACTGTAGTGAAGTAACAGTTTAGATTTCTTTGTTCAAGTACCCACGGTGGGGCTTGAGTCCATGACTTTCTGACTGAAAAGTTATAGGTTACCACCGAAGCAAGCAAATACACAAATCCAAATAGGAAGGTTAAGTGTTGTATTATTGAGTGAAAAAATGGCATGATATCAATCAACCTCAGTATATGGGCAGAGTGCGAAATGATATAAAGTAAAAGCAATTTAAATTTacttttttgttattcatttcCAAGACTCCAAAAGATGTTGACTCCTTGGTGGAGCACAATTTCACTGTAATTAGAAATTCTCCAGTACACTACTGAAGTAGCTTTTCTTTATCTTTAAACTTAGGCAATGTCAACTGTCTATTTGGCTATGATACCTAaatcaattttattttcaatcaaCATGCATGTACAACTGGAATCCTTGTATGGTGATTGGGAGCAGAATGTCAAGCAAGATTACAAATTATGGCACTCCTTATTCTCATTCCAATGTAATCAGCTGATTGAGCAAAGACTGGCAATTAAACCCCTTCCTGCATTGTGCAATGGCTTCAACTAAAGAAAGTTATTGGTGTGGAGAGAGGCTATTTTGGTATACCGAGTCCAAGCCACTTCTCTGCAGAACAATCCAGTTATATCTACACAACCCATCCAACTGCCCAGCCATTGCtccagggtggtgagtgtatggaatgagctgccagaagaagtgatggaggctggtacaattacgacatttaaaaggcatcttgacagGTGcacgaagggtttagaggaatatgggccaaatgctggcaaatgggactagatcagcttaggatatctagttggcatggacaagttggactgaaagatccaTTCCTGTTCTGTGTAACTCTATGAGTCTATACTGCATAAATTTTGAATCTCCTTTTGCAGTCATTGATCATAGACAGTAAGTTCCAGTTCATTATCATTGCTGCATAAAACAGTTCTTCCTTAAATTCCTCCTTTTTATCTTGCCCAAAACAACACaaaggtccagaggagatttatgagaatATTTTTGAGAAGTTAAGTGCAAGGTTAAGTTGGAGAAGTTGCTACAGCTACCTTGAAACAAAGAGGTTGAGTTGAGAGTTATACAGTTATAGacttatacagcacagaagcagaccttttgatacaacttgtctatgccgaccagatttgGAGCGCAAGTCGGCCATATGGTCCTGACAGCCTCCTCTGAtttggtctcagctccactttcctgtctactCTCCCACCTCACCTCACACTCTGCGTGACTTTTGACTCTTTTGTAAATCAAACATGTACTTAATTCAGTGTTCAAGATATTCAGTGGCCCTGCCTCCACTGCTGTTTGGGAAGAAAAATTCGACAGACtgatgaccctctgacagaaaaGAAAAGCTTAAACCTGTGTCCACTACTCTTGTACCATCAGCTAAATGGGAAcagtttttctttatctgtcttatCTAAAACTGTAAACTTAAGGACATTGCCTggatttgagggtttgagctatagggagaggctgaataggcttggacttttttttccctggaggctgagggatgatcttatagaggtttataaaatcatgagagacatggataagctgactagtcaaggtcttttccccaggttaggggagtacaaaactagagggcatagatttaaggtgagagggaaaagatttaaaagggacctaaagagcctaactttttcactcagagggtggtgaatgtatggaatgagctgccagaagaaatggtggaagctggtacaattacaatatttaaaagtcacctggacaggtacatgaataggaatatgggccaaatgctggccaatgggaccacattagtttaggacatctggttggcatgaatgaattggaccaacaggtctgtttctgtgccgtataattcaatgactctataactgtataCATCTCAACTCAATCTCTTTGTCCCAAGGTGGctgtcccaacttctccaatttaACCTTGTACTTGATTTCCTCAAAATATTCTGGTAGATCTCGTCTGGACTCTTTCAAGGACTTTCACATTCTTCTCAAAGTCtagtgaccaaaactggacacaaaacTCCAAATGCAGCTTAAATCAAGCTTTACAAAGATTGAGGATAAATTCCCCTATTTTGTACTCAATAACTCTATTAATGATGTCCAATATCCCATTTACTTTTTCCTGCCATCTTGAAAGTTCCATGCTCACGGACACAGAAGGTCCTCTATCCCAACACCTTCCTTAAAGATGTGTCATCAAATTT is a genomic window of Hemiscyllium ocellatum isolate sHemOce1 chromosome 12, sHemOce1.pat.X.cur, whole genome shotgun sequence containing:
- the tent5c gene encoding terminal nucleotidyltransferase 5C, whose translation is MAESKATSVLSWDQVSSLNDVLTEVVLIHGRGNFPTLEVRLKDVVKTVRTRLFESGILVRDVRLNGSAASHVLVKNNGLNYKDLDLIFGVDLPGETEFQLVKDVVLGCLLEFLPEGVNKEKITPLTLKEVYVQKMVKVCTDTDRWSLISLSNNNGKNVELKFVDSLRRQFEFSVDSFQIILDSLLFYYDYSENPMSEHFHPTVIGESVYGDFEEALDHLRNTLIATKTPEEIRGGGLLKYCNLLVREFKPASEEVIKSLERYMCSRFFIDFPDITEQQRKLEVYLQNHFIGEEKSKYDYLMILRNVVNESTVCLMGHERRQTLNLISLLALKVLAEQNIIPNVTNVTCYYQPAPYVSDANFSNYYVAHTATSYQQSYPTWLPCN